The following proteins are co-located in the Mesorhizobium australicum WSM2073 genome:
- a CDS encoding lytic murein transglycosylase has translation MSVRNAAKRFASVMTAASLSLALLVPTGPAFADAGFRQWVAGFRATAVAGGVSGAVYDQAFRGINEPDPVVLEKARTQPEFTAPAWDYFDNRVHDQSVAVGQQMAKKWKPWLDRIEARFGVDRYVLLAIWSMESNYGEILKRDDIMRNVIRSLATLGYGDAKRSKYARTQLVAALKILQTGDIDESHLMGSWAGAMGQTQFIPTSYQHYAVDMDGNGKRDIWNSIPDALATSANLLKKNGWQAGKTWGYEVALPAGKLPAGSKTLAQWQALGVGRASGKPFKNLTDKATLKVPDGRGGPAFLMVRNFSVIKAYNNADKYALAVGLLADEIAGGSGLVQDWNRPFTKLSFEERQELQKRLSQHGLYDGKFDGKIGDGSKTAIMAYQAKVGLTQDGYPSLEVLKWLRQK, from the coding sequence ATGTCCGTTCGCAATGCCGCAAAACGTTTCGCCAGCGTCATGACGGCGGCCAGCCTCTCGCTCGCTTTGCTTGTCCCCACCGGGCCGGCCTTCGCCGACGCCGGTTTCCGGCAATGGGTCGCCGGCTTCCGCGCCACCGCCGTGGCGGGTGGCGTTTCCGGCGCCGTTTACGACCAGGCTTTCCGGGGCATCAACGAGCCCGATCCGGTGGTGCTGGAAAAGGCCCGCACCCAGCCCGAATTCACCGCGCCCGCCTGGGATTATTTCGACAACCGCGTCCATGACCAGTCCGTCGCCGTCGGGCAGCAGATGGCGAAGAAATGGAAGCCTTGGCTGGACAGGATCGAGGCGAGATTCGGCGTCGACCGCTACGTTCTCCTGGCCATCTGGTCGATGGAATCGAACTATGGCGAAATTCTCAAGCGCGACGACATCATGCGCAACGTCATCCGTTCGCTGGCGACTTTGGGTTATGGCGACGCGAAACGGTCGAAATACGCCCGCACCCAGCTGGTAGCGGCGCTGAAGATCCTGCAGACCGGCGATATCGACGAAAGCCACCTGATGGGCTCCTGGGCGGGCGCCATGGGCCAGACCCAGTTCATCCCGACCAGCTACCAGCACTATGCCGTCGACATGGACGGCAATGGCAAGCGCGACATCTGGAATTCCATTCCCGATGCGCTGGCGACATCAGCCAATTTGCTCAAGAAGAATGGCTGGCAGGCCGGCAAGACCTGGGGCTACGAGGTCGCGTTGCCGGCCGGCAAACTTCCCGCCGGGTCGAAGACCCTGGCGCAATGGCAGGCGCTCGGCGTGGGCCGCGCCAGCGGCAAGCCGTTCAAGAACCTCACCGACAAGGCAACGCTGAAAGTGCCGGACGGCCGTGGCGGGCCGGCCTTCCTGATGGTCAGGAATTTTTCGGTCATCAAGGCCTACAACAATGCCGACAAATACGCGCTCGCCGTCGGTCTGCTTGCCGATGAGATCGCGGGTGGCAGCGGCCTGGTCCAGGATTGGAACCGGCCTTTTACCAAGCTCAGCTTCGAGGAACGGCAGGAGTTGCAGAAGCGACTTTCCCAGCACGGCCTTTACGACGGCAAATTCGACGGCAAGATCGGCGACGGCTCGAAGACGGCCATCATGGCTTATCAGGCCAAGGTTGGCTTGACCCAGGATGGCTATCCGAGCTTGGAAGTGCTGAAATGGCTCAGGCAGAAATAG
- the galU gene encoding UTP--glucose-1-phosphate uridylyltransferase GalU: protein MKRVRKAVFPVAGLGTRFLPATKAVPKEMLTVVDRPVIQYVVDEAREAGIEHFIFVTGRNKAVIEDHFDIQFELYDTLAQRGKDEQLARLQRLQPAPGQTSFTRQQVPMGLGHAVWCARELVGDEPFALLLPDMIMQSEKSCTKAMVELYEETGNNIIAVQECDPAEAHKYGIVGRGEDTHHGFRITEMVEKPKSGTAPSNLYINGRYILQPEIFRILEGQEKGAGNEIQLTDAMLKLEKQQAFYGYHYKGRTFDCGSPEGFVEANVAFALWRNDMNQSMAGVIRTLLDEMKPSERRGAAF from the coding sequence ATGAAGAGAGTTCGCAAGGCAGTTTTCCCGGTCGCCGGTCTCGGCACGCGGTTTCTCCCGGCCACCAAGGCTGTTCCCAAGGAGATGCTGACCGTCGTTGACAGGCCAGTCATCCAGTATGTCGTCGACGAGGCGCGCGAGGCGGGCATCGAGCATTTCATCTTCGTCACAGGCCGCAACAAGGCGGTCATCGAGGACCATTTCGATATCCAGTTCGAACTCTATGATACGCTGGCACAACGCGGCAAGGACGAGCAGCTTGCCCGCCTGCAGCGGCTGCAGCCGGCACCGGGGCAGACCAGCTTCACCCGCCAGCAGGTGCCGATGGGTCTTGGCCATGCCGTCTGGTGCGCGCGCGAACTGGTCGGCGATGAGCCGTTCGCCCTGTTGTTGCCCGACATGATCATGCAGTCGGAAAAGAGCTGCACGAAGGCGATGGTCGAGCTCTACGAGGAGACCGGCAACAACATCATCGCGGTGCAGGAATGCGACCCGGCGGAGGCTCATAAATACGGCATCGTCGGGCGCGGCGAAGACACGCATCACGGCTTCCGCATCACCGAGATGGTCGAGAAGCCGAAGTCGGGCACCGCGCCGTCCAACCTCTACATCAACGGCCGCTACATCCTGCAGCCCGAGATCTTTAGGATTCTGGAAGGCCAGGAAAAGGGCGCAGGGAACGAGATCCAGCTGACCGACGCGATGCTGAAGCTGGAGAAGCAGCAGGCCTTCTACGGCTACCATTACAAGGGCCGCACCTTCGATTGCGGCTCGCCGGAAGGTTTCGTCGAGGCCAATGTCGCTTTCGCGCTGTGGCGCAACGACATGAACCAGAGCATGGCCGGCGTCATCCGCACGCTGCTCGACGAGATGAAGCCATCAGAACGGCGCGGGGCAGCCTTCTAG